Proteins encoded within one genomic window of Clostridia bacterium:
- a CDS encoding PHP domain-containing protein, protein MGIEIKEIYPRVFRADEKQTIYVRTNGEPGPLFAKLQPMEKHAVTHSPEFRIQSGDIRYPYLPMNDLGGGLYSFEGYFEGEQRFSFKVKSGEEEPRRAFLYSIKEDLAKLRPFKCETHCHSCRSDGSGTPFEVACAYRAAGYDFIALTDHGWIEPSYEAKEQVSALTDAFFVIQGEEVHNDGSFYHIVHFGGNYSVNNLLREKKEYIEEQIDKLLAERDFSDVSDARETAFRTVIAREIRNAGGVAVMAHPYWDVEGEYFMPVEEFVHHWKHGDFDVLELFGGHDDVGNGNNLSEILRGELLAQGYRIPVLGASDAHVTKRHCGYDYFDLQFSIVFAEDFGSVPQAFKDERGVAVERRPEDGRFRCAGQYRYVKYARFLIAEYYPRYAELAAVHSAAMAAHDKAAIAAAEADIAAYRKLFFAV, encoded by the coding sequence ATGGGGATTGAGATAAAAGAAATATACCCGCGCGTCTTCCGCGCTGACGAAAAACAGACAATATACGTCCGGACGAACGGCGAGCCCGGCCCGCTTTTCGCGAAGCTGCAGCCGATGGAGAAGCACGCCGTCACGCATTCGCCGGAGTTCCGGATCCAGTCGGGCGATATACGCTATCCCTACCTGCCGATGAACGACCTCGGCGGCGGACTATACTCCTTCGAGGGATACTTTGAGGGAGAGCAGCGCTTCTCGTTCAAGGTGAAAAGCGGCGAGGAGGAGCCGCGCCGCGCCTTCCTCTATTCGATAAAAGAGGATCTCGCGAAGCTGCGCCCCTTCAAGTGTGAAACGCACTGCCACTCCTGCCGCAGCGACGGCAGCGGAACGCCCTTCGAGGTCGCCTGCGCCTACCGCGCCGCGGGCTATGACTTCATCGCGCTGACCGACCACGGCTGGATCGAGCCGTCCTACGAGGCGAAAGAGCAGGTCTCCGCGCTGACCGACGCGTTTTTCGTCATACAGGGCGAGGAAGTCCATAACGACGGGAGCTTCTACCACATCGTCCATTTCGGCGGTAATTACAGCGTCAACAACCTGCTCCGCGAGAAGAAGGAATATATCGAAGAGCAGATCGATAAGCTGCTCGCCGAACGCGACTTTTCCGACGTTTCCGACGCGCGCGAGACGGCGTTCCGCACGGTCATCGCGCGGGAGATACGGAATGCGGGCGGAGTCGCGGTAATGGCGCACCCCTACTGGGACGTCGAGGGCGAATACTTCATGCCGGTCGAGGAGTTCGTCCACCACTGGAAGCACGGCGATTTCGACGTGCTCGAGCTTTTCGGCGGACACGACGACGTCGGCAACGGCAACAACCTCTCGGAGATCCTGCGCGGCGAGCTGCTCGCGCAGGGGTACCGCATCCCCGTCCTCGGCGCGTCCGACGCGCACGTCACGAAGCGCCATTGCGGCTACGACTATTTCGACCTGCAGTTCTCGATCGTTTTCGCGGAGGATTTCGGGAGCGTCCCGCAGGCGTTCAAGGATGAGCGCGGCGTCGCGGTCGAGCGCCGTCCGGAAGACGGACGCTTCCGCTGCGCGGGGCAGTACCGCTACGTCAAATACGCGCGCTTTCTCATAGCGGAGTATTATCCGCGTTACGCGGAGCTTGCCGCCGTACACTCCGCCGCGATGGCGGCGCACGACAAAGCCGCGATCGCCGCCGCAGAAGCGGATATCGCCGCCTACCGCAAACTCTTCTTCGCCGTCTGA